acctccatctctacattaaaaaaaaaaacaaaaaaaaaacagtagggcatggtagcccatgcctgtagtctcagatattAGGGTATTAGGgatgctgaggagggaggattgcttgagcccaggaggtcaaggctgcagtgagccatgatcatgccactccactccagcctgggcaacagaatgagactgtctcagaaacaaaaaggaaaacccCCCAAACCCCAAATGTTTAGTTCTATACACATAGGAGATACTTAGTAAAAGTTTGTTGAATAGATGAACTGCTGCCTTATTTATGCATGAATACATCAAATATCTATTGAGCTTCGTTTTCAGGCACAATACTAGATCCTGGAGCTGTAATGGTGAGCAAGCCAGATATGCTCTCTGCCTTGATAAAGCTTATAACCAAGTGAAGGGGAGactaagtacacacacacacatagcaaAGTACAAGGTTTTATGAGACCATTTAATAGAGGACTTCtcttagtttttttgaggaagtaGAGGTACAGGCTAGAAAAGTTGACATCTGAATGGTGAGTAGAATGAGCAGAAGTTGGGGAAAGGGGATGGGAGAATGTGCCTTGCAAAGGATTTATAGGAAAATCCTGACCTTCCCAACCCAATCCTCATTAATTCCCTAATCCTGGCCCTCAAATCCTAAATTCACTGTTGGTATCATTGCCTTTTACTCTCTCCACTTTTTCGTTCTGATCCCAGATGGGTACATATGTCTAGAAACTCTGAGATGCTCCATAGATACAGAGAACTCTTAACccattattttgtaaattaaaaaatagaaaatataggcTTGTTCTAAAAATCCAAACAGCACAGATAGATGTGATATGTAAAGTAAAAACCTTACCACATGTTATCCCATACCTCAGAAACAATTACTCATTATGGTTTGGGCATAGATCTTTCCAGGCCTTTTTCTATATGTTTGTCCATTTGTGTGTTATAtactatacataaaatattttttgcaaaaaTTAGATCATAGCATATATTTTACAGctctttttcttcagttaatatggaaacttctttgttttcacCATAGATCTGATACTTTCTTTTAAATGGCTGCACGATATTCTATTTAACTGTCatcagtttatttattattattattatttttcgagaccgagtctcactctgttgcccaggctggagtgcagtggtgcgatcttggctcacagcaacctctgcctcccgggctcaaatgattctcctgtctcagcctcccaagtagctgggattacaggggcatgccaccacacctggcttttttttttttttttttttttttttttttaagcgaagactgggtttcaccacattggccaggctggtcttgaactcctgacctcaagtgatccacctgccttggcctcccaaagtgctgggattatagacgtgagccaccgcgcccagcctagctATCATCAGTTTAAACAATCCCTTATCGACTGACACTTAAGATTATTATTCCATGTTTGGTTATTATGCAGTGAACTTATATTTGAATTTGAGTTGTGAACTCTAAATGCACATTGTTTTAGGTCCAGTACTTACCACAGGTAGGTCATGGGAACTCTGAGGCTCTGTAATTTCTGAGCTCTCAGGATGAATAGGTGAAAATAGTCTGTATACATTTTTTGAGTCAGGGGATTTTTAGAAAGATTCAGGGCATCAAGAAAATACTATAAATGAAGTTAGGTGTTTAACTGGCAGGTGATTCCTTAGAAGCGTGAAATACTTTTTGTTTACAGTAGACTAAGTGATTGGTTTTGGTGCCAGGCCTCAAAATCTACTTTTCTATTGGACCTTACTACATAGAGTCACTCTCTTTTCCCTTCTTAGGTACTCCTTTTATTCCGTCCGGCATGATGCTATACTTCTCTGATggggtagagatgaggttttcaGGACTTTGCAGACAAGAAATAAGTCTCCCTTTAATTTTGTGCCTCTAGAACATGGTAGGTTAGTTCACCTGCCCTCTTGATCATCTCAACCTTTGGACTTTGCAGGTGAGCTGCGTTCTCTACGGGAGGAGATTTCCCTGTTAGAGCATGAGAAAGAAAGCGAACTTAAGGAAATAGAACGGGAATTGCATTTGGCCCAGGCTGAGATCCAGAGTCTGCGGCAAGCAGCAGAGGATTCTGCAACTGAACATGAGAGTGACATAGCATCCCTGCAGGAGGATCTCTGCCGGATGCAGAATGAACTTGAAGACATGGAACGCATTCGGGGAGATTATGAGATGGAGATTGCCTCCCTCCGTGCAGAAATGGAAATGAAGAGCTCTGAACCATCCAGTAGTTTAGGTCTCTCAGATTACTCTGGGTTGCAAGGTATGAGAGCCATCAAGTGGGTCAGTAAAGTCAAGCAGAGGAAAGGAGATAATATATAGGAAAATGGTAGAAGGTGGTGTTAGATCATGAATTGGGAATCTCTAGAAAAAACCTCTAGGTTGAATTCAAGACTGTAgggggccaggcgtgatggttcatgcctgtaatcccagaactttgggaggccaagatgggaggatcactcgagcccaggcaTTCAcgagcagcctgggcaaccaagtgagaccctatctctttctaaaagaaaaatttaaataaaatttttgaaaagacagTAAAGGGGAAAAACCTACCCAGATGTTACATAACCAGTCCATGGTGGTGTAAGAAATAGCACCATGGAGAGGTACCCTGGGAATTCTTCAGAGAGTCATTGGGTCTTTGTTGATTTGACTATGGGAAAACCCTTCCTGGGAAAATTTCCAGCTCTAGGATGGGCAAAGAGGGACCTGTCACCTTGGGAAactcttcctgctgccttggcatCATGGTGCTTTGCCTGGAATGCTTTATAGGGGACCTCTGGCCCTGCTTCCAGGTGCAGGGATGCTAATTCTTAGGTTCCATTAGCTCTCCTCAAAATAGAAGCTTTGGGGGGCAACAAATCAGAGCAAAAGACAGCTAGAGAAGAAAAGTTATTCCGAGTGATACATGAGGTACCCAAAAGCCTAGAGCCCTGCTTTCAGACAGTGAGTCTCCCAGCTAGTTGCTAGGATTCATGACATCAGAGAGTTTGCTTTTATTCTGAGGCTAGATTTATGATCTGAGTATAATGGAGGTCCTATATTTGGCCAGGTCAAGCAGAGGCAATCAACAAGGATTCAAAGAACTGCAAGTTTTTCCAGCTGTATCAAGCCTCTCAGAAGAGCCTTTAgattaaatggtgctgggagaggaAGGTTGGCACAGTGGGAAGGCTTGGGCTGGAGTCAAACGGACCTGAGTTCAGTATCTCAGCTCCACTAATTAGCAGGATGAACGTAGGAGGTCTGGTTACGGtctttctctgagcctgtttctatatccaggatatgaaatcaaaattggttaataaaaccttatagctAGATGGGATCCTGAAACAGGAAAAGGACCTTAGGGAAAATGTAGAGAAATCCAAGTAAACTGtggagtttagttaatagtaatgtatcAATATTTGATTCCTTAGTCATAATAGGTATATCATGGTGATGTAAGATGTTGACAATTAGGGAAATTGGGTGAGAACCCTCCCAGGaaactctgtactatctttgcaactttttttgtaaatctaaaactattctaaaattcaaagtttatttaaagaaaaaaaaaaccttacagaGCTATTttgggaattaaatgaaatgtgaagcATGTTGAAATCACTTGCACACTTACCAAATCTGAGGCTGAAACTATCAAGTCTAATGCTTAGCGCATGGTTAGTTTTCATTAAAGATtagtttccttcctcccttctatGGTAATCTGCAGTATTCTAAGGAATTCTGATTAGAATTAAGAGGAAACATTAGAAGTTACTTTTAGGGTGTTGAATCTTCCAGCAGGTAAGATAGGTCTTGTGTTCTAATTAGAGCAAGTTAGTGTTCTTTAAATATCGGTAGAATTAATGTTCTAAGAGGCataattctttttcaattttttgcaagtggacacagagtctcgctctgttacccaggctggtctcgaactcctgggctctaatgatcctcctaccttggccttccaaaatgttgggatcacAAGTgtaaaccactgcacctggccaacctaATTCTTAATCATGAAGCGACAAAACAGATACACGTGTTTGTATCATCACAGCCTTAAAagtgggcatggtgactcatgcctgtactcccagcactttgggaggccgaggcaggtggatcacttgagcccgggaattggaaaccagcctgggcaatgtggtgaaaccccatctttacaaaaaaattcaaaaattagccgagcttggtgatgcgtgcctatagtcacagttacttgggaggctgaggtgggaggatcacctgagtccagggaggtcaaggatgcagtgagccatgactgtgccactgcactctggtctggaTGGCAGAGTaagactatctcaaaacaaaacaaaaccaaaaaggaaaaagtatagGTATAGGTGACTAGTGCTTAGAGACATGCGCTGGATTATTTCAACCGGATCTCTTCTAATGCTTGAGGATGATATGTGAGTCTGGTTAGGATGGGCCTGTCAGCAGATAAAAGGCCATTAGAaagaattccctttttttttttttttttttgagacagagtctcattctcttgcccaggctggagtgcagtggcacagtcttggctcactgcaacctctgcctcctgggtttaagcaattctcctacttcaacctcctgagtagctgggactacaggtatgcaccaccacgcctggttactttttgcatttttagtagagacagggtttttgccatattggccaggctggtctcaaactcctgacctcaagtgatctgcccacctcggcctcccaaagtgttgggattacaggcttgagccactatgcctggcaagAATTCTTTACCACATCCAGACCAATGTATTTGGTGTGGGAATAAAGGATATAAAAGGAAACTCAGAATGCCTGAAAGGCAGGTACTGGCAGTCACATCTGACAGTTCACATCTCTCAGCTTTTTGTACTAAAAGCATAATTGGAAGGTAATCATAAACAGTTGAATGGAAATTTTACATACAATAAACCCAAAAGTTaattaaactttcaaaaattCCTAAAAGTTCAAGAGTCTGCTTCGGTTGAGGCTTTGAAGATGAGCACACAGGGCAAATCTTCAGGGCAGATGAGAAGAAGGACAGCTattgggaagaggagaaagactCACTGCACTGTGGAATTTCCTGGGCCCTGTCTTCTAAGCCTCTatctcttttctgtctttagaaaaaaagaagctcTTTAACCTTCTGCTCTCAGGTTTCAAGACAGGAAAACTGGGGGCTGGTCATCAGtgctttcctttcctcctggtctcatctctctctgcctgtcctcTGCAGAAGAACTGCAGGAGCTGCGGGAACGCTACCATTTCCTGAATGAGGAATACCGGGCCCTGCAGGAGAGCAACAGCAGCCTCACGGGGCAGCTTGCAGATCTGGAGAGTGAGAGGTACAGCTGTCTCTGGAGAGTGAGAGGTCATGGGGTTCCACAGGACTCTGCCTTACCTTGGGCTTTCCCTGAAGGCAGATGCCAGGGCAGTGAGCGTTCCTCTGCTCCTGGAGACCCAGTCCTTTCCGTGGTTTCCAAAGGATACAGATACCACCTACAAGCAGACATGGGGATCCGACCCAATTATCTCAAGACTAGAGGGAGTGAGTTCTGAAGTTTACTTCTGCTCTAGGCACTGGGTTCTGGTTTGCTCTGCCCTAAAGTGGATCAGAAGAGATTATTTTACTGTCCGCATAGACTCGTTTCAGTCTAATGGCAGGCACAATGCTTCCAGATTGGAGTGGGCTTGACTAGGCCTAGCCTCAAAACTAACTGGACTGGCACTCTAAGGGTCTCCCAGAGCCAAACACACCTTTGCAGATTGAGGGGCTGGAGACTTTCTGTAGTCTTCTAAGCATGTTTATCTGAGCGGTGAGTCACAATAGAAGACCCCCTACTATCTTTGGCCTAAAATGAAGGTATCGGGACCAAGCATGCATGGCTGGTGATGCCAGGCAGAACTCCCTTCAAGCATAGCTCTGCGGTTCTGGATTGCAGGACACAGAGAGCAACAGAGAGATGGCTGCAGTCCCAAACACTGAGTATGACGTCAGCAGAGTCTCAGACTTCAGAAATGGATTTCTTAGAGCCTGATCCTGAAATGCAGTTGTTACGGCAGCAGCTACGGGATGCTGAAGAGCAGATGCATGGCATGAAGAACAAGGTAGGGCACAGAGGGTGGGGAAGGCAGGCacatttcttgtctttctttcacCTTCTCCCAGCCTGTGGTAGAAACATCTCCATAGGCATGCACTGTGGAGGGAGGTAGTACTCTGGGGTCTTACTTGCCTGATGTAAATCTTCCAGTCAGAGCACCATGCTTTCCCCAAGCTTGTTCTTGGAGCACATGTGGTATCTGTAGTAAACAAGCCTCCCTGTTCCATTTCCCACATAGTGTCAGGAATTGTGTTGTGAGTTGGAAGAGCTACAGCATCATCGCCAGGTCAGTGAGGAGGAGCAGAGGCGGCTGCAGAGGGAACTCAAGTGTGCTCAGAATGAGGTGCTTCGGTTTCAGACCTCCCACAGTGTCACCCAGGTAAACACTGCCCGGGGAGGCATCTGGGATGGGGGCAGAAGGGCTTCATGGAGGGGCTGCTTCAACCGGGGTGGGCACAGTGAGTATGGCTGTGCTCTGCCGACTCTTGCCCTGCAACTGGGCACAGTCTGCTGGAAACCAACTGTAGAAGTCATATAGCACTGCATTCTAGAAATGGTGGTCATTACTGAGTGTCCGTCtcacagaagaaaccaaaccctAGACCTGTGGGAGCTCCTCAAGATGTCTGCATCTGCAAAGGAACCCAACTGATCCGTAGAAAGATCTGCTGTTTCTTGAGAGTAACTGTTCTACTCACATCCTCCCTACCACAGAACGAGGAGCTGAAATCCAGACTCTGTACCCTGCAGAAAAAATATGATACTAGCCAGGATGAGCAGAACGAGCTCTTGAAGATGCAGCTGCAACTTCAGACTGAGCTCCGGCAGCTCAAAGTCATGAAATCTACACTTGTAGAAAACCAGAGTGAGAAGGTAACAGCAACCAGAGGTGAGGGGACAACTTAGGTGCTAAGGGCATCCTTCTGAGGTTTTGGGGAAGGTGGATAAGAGTAGTGAGTTAAAAATAATTCCAGCAACCACATAGGCAGCACCACAGGTAAAGAACTCCAGCCCTGCTCGAGTACTACATTAGATATGAGGACATTAGGAAGTGAAGGGCAGGAAGAAGCAAATCTTAGACTGTTGGTGTCAAGTGACTCACACAGAAGAGTGAGTGGGTTAAGGAGCCCAAAGGCACTGCCCAAAGCCCCCTCTACCATAGGAGTTACTGTGCCGGCTGCAGAAGCTGCAGCTCCAGCACCAGAACGTCACATGTGAGAAGGAAAAGCTGCTGGAAcggcagcagcagctgcaggaggAGCTGCAGTGCCATGAGGCAGAGCTGCAGCACCTCAGGGATACGGTGGCCTCCTTCAAAGAGAGCAGTGAGAAGGTAAAAGAAGCTCCTGGTGAGGGAGGATGTAGCCAGGCATCATCTTGTGTGAGGGTGAGAGcgcagaggaggagagggaatggTAGGAGTGTGGAGGAGCTGGCAGTGAGGGGGCCAAAGAGGTGCTTAGGAGAAAGGTGACCTCGGGGAGTCACAAGGCTCTCAGCTTCCTTtgattttaaatcagaaaagcaGCATATAAAAAGGAAGTCCCTTtgcctccccacctcccaaaaAAGGAAGCCCCAGAggtctgtgtttttttaaaattatttttacatttatttatttatttaactggaAAGGCGACACTGGGAAGGTCTGTGTTTCAAGCCTGTCAGGGACGGGTCCATCTTGGGTATCTATCCCTGGCTGGGATGAAATTGGGGCTGAGAAGGACAAGGGAAGATGGGTTCCCTTCATCCCCACCTGGGAGGAGAGAGTCCAGCAGCAGGAGCGCCTGGGGTGATGGCCaggcctgcctccccttcccaggaCACAGAGACGCACACTCAGCTTCAGGAGATGAAGCACCTGTACCAGGCCAGCAAGGATGAGCTGGAGCGGCAGAAGCACATGTATGACCAGCTGGAGCAGGACCTCCTGCTCTGCCAGCTGGAGCTGAAAGAGCTCAAGGCCTCCCAGCCCATTCTGGAGGACAAAGGAAAGTGTGCTAATAAGGTAATTGTTCAGAGAGGTGACAGCTCCTGGGCACTTGCTCCAGAGAGAGGAGGTACAGAGGCAAAAAGTGAAGGCACCCAACCCAAGGGCTTGATGGGCTTCCTaggcaggaagcagaggcagggccACATGCTGCTAACTTCAAAACAGTTTGCCCTGACCATGACTTTGAGCCAGAGCCACAGCTTAGTAGGATCAATACCTTTGGATCCCAGTCTGAACCCCTGAAGGTTTTACACGATTCCATGTATGTGGATATTTATACAATGGTATTAGAACTGTAGTGATATCTAGTCGTTCTTGGAGAGGAACATATGCATGGGCCCATTACACAACTATTATTGTTGGAACTAGAGAAAGGGGCCAGTTTTCTGGATCAGATTGCAAATGCTCTCATAAAGGGGTACAGTCTTGTGCCCAGAGCGCTGATTGGGCAAGAGAAGGACCTAGGCTCTTCTCGGATTTATTCTGTGACTTTGAAGtagttaaattcttttttttttgagacggagtctcactctgtcgcccaggctggagtgcagtgacacgatctcagctcactgcagcctccacctcctgggttcaagtgattctcctgtcttagcctcccgagtagctgggactacaggcacatgccatcgtgcctggctaatttttgtatttttaattgagaccgggtttcgccgtgttggtcaggctggtctcgaactcctgacctcaggtgatccacctgcctcggcctcccaaggtgctgggattacaggcatgagctgccatgccctgCCAGTAATTAAATTGTTGAAGGTTGAATTGTGCCCTCTTTAAATGGAAGAGAATACTACTCTTAACTCACTTCCTTTTAGCAGTAAATCCTGGTAGTGATAAATAAggccttattcattttttttcttttccatcgtGTATAAAACGCAAGCTGTTATCATTTATCCTGTTGAGCACTTTCAGCTCCTGATTACTGATGGGAAATGGAAAGGTGTTGAAGCATGTTGGAGAAGAGGCCCAGGAGTCTCTAAAGATAGTGGAGCTGGTCACATTCTGCCAGAAAACTCAGTAGTTCCTGTCCCTGGGGAAAGGCCTTTAGGAGACAGAGGACTGGGAAGGTTATTTGGGCCGCCTCAGCAGTCTCTTTGCGTTTCTATATCCAGGCTCACGTTTCCTCCTTTTTCCACTTCTACTCAATTTAGGAGCCCAGGTGATCCGTGACTTGCTCGTCACCTCTTCCGCTAATGGGAAAAACGATGAGAAAGGAGAAGCATGCTGGCAGACAGCACCTGCTTTTTCTCTAGCCATAAAACAGCATTGAGATCTGTCTGATATTGGAAGATCTGGGTTTTTGGAAATGGGATGATTTAGTCTTCTCAACCCAAATTTAGCAATAGCGCATACTTTCTAAAGATTTAAAGAGAGAATTGGGAaagcaaaaatgggaaaaattaggGTGAAATTAAGTCCTTATTGGTAAGGAGTGTAATTGCATTCAAAAACAACTGGGGTTAATAAGAATAACAGGAGCTAAGAGTTCCCAACAGGGTAGGAATATGGTGTATAAAGGAAAGGGCCGGAGAAGAGGAAGGGGGAAGTGAGGAAGGGGCATCAATAGCATTCCCCATCAAACTGCCCCCAGAAAGGAATGGTGGAAGTTTAGAACAAGGCCAGCCACCAGTCCAGAGCAACCTGCTCTGAAGGAGCAGCCTGCAGGGGATCCCCAATCGGTATCTAAACAGCCAGGCTGCATTGTGGCTTGGGGTGACCAGTCCAAGGTGACTGCATAGGGAGAGAATCACAAGAGGCAGGAGAGCGCAGAAGTGCTCTGTTAGCCACCCAAGAAGCTTACCTTACAGAGTAACCACCCCCTCCACACCCGCCCCCGCCCACAGTGTGACACACTGCTGTCCAGACTGACAGAATTGCAGGAAAAGTACAAGGCCAGCCAGAAGGAGATGGGGCAGCTGCAGATGGAGCAGTGTGAGCTCCTGGAGGATCAGAGGAGGATGCAGGAGGAGCAGGGCCAGCTGCAGGAAGAGCTGCACAGGCTCACACTGCCACTGCCCAAGAGTGGCCTCTTACTCAAGGTAACTCTGCCAGAGGCAGCTGCTAACTGTGGGGAAGCTGCTCTGAGAAGCTTCCCTGTGTGActagggaaaaataaaagggTGGGGATTGAACTTTTTCTTCTTACCAACCACTCCTTACTTTCTCACCACTCTGCCCAAACCAAAAAGCTCCATAGAGCCAATTAGAGTTTTTCTTATGAGGGCTTTAAATCTTAAAATACCTTTTATACTCTGGAATCTGTGCAGCAgtttatatttagatatttagtCCATCTGGAGAAAATGCACCTGAAACCACTTTATAAACTACAAAATATATCCCAACGTAAGAGACGGTTGCTACTTTTAGCAGGTCTCCATAGAAAGACTCCCCCTGTCCCCAGATGGGCTCTGTGAAGTCAACCCTGAGATTCTTCAGGGAATTGTTCACAGTGGGGATGAGGCACCAAGGAGGCATCAGACTTTCTGTGTAAACACCACAATCCCTTGCCTCCTTCCTTCTACTCCACCTCAGAGTCAGGAGCTACTCACCAAATTAGAAGACCTGTGTGAGCTGCAGCTGCTCTACCAAGGCATGCAGGAGGAACAGAAGAAGCTGATACAGAACCAAGACTGTGTATTAAAAGAACAATTAGAGATCCACGAAGAGCTGCGACATTTCAAAGAGTCTCATTTCCAGGAAGTGTTGGAGAATCCTGATGATTCCAAattggctaagtcctcaaaatgTAATCGAAACAAGGTAACCATAGCAAGAGGTAGGGAGACAGTTCTCCTGAGCACAACAGCATGGCAGGGAGAGTGGGCACCGCCGAAGGGTCAGAGTTGGGAAGGCGTGTTTGGCCAGGGGTAAGGATAAGGCAAAAGCCCTGCCCTTCACCAGCTGTGACCACTCACAGGCTCCATTAAGAGGTGGCTTTTAGATACGGCCTGAGGACCTCACCTAGATGCCATTATCCTTTATCACACATATTCACAGTGCCCAGTTGAAGCACTATGAGCACTCAGGGCAGAGCTGAGATGACCGGAAGTCTGTCATCAGATCATTTGACTCATTCCCAGTAAGATGTGTAATATCAGTTTGGTGTTTGTTTGGATTCCTTTGGACTGACTCTAAATGTCATCTTTTTCTTGAGTGGAAAAGTACACTTCTCAGTTATCAAAATCTATCACCTTTGGTGTTCTCTGTGAGGCAAATTTGGGGCCTTTCATTTCCAAGAGAAGAATTCCTAGCATATGGGGTTCTTAGTACTGACCACACTATCTTCATTGGAACTTTGGTGGCAGTAACAGAGCAAGGTCACAGGGGTTAGACCAGAAAATCGATGCCTCTCAAGTACCAGCAAGGGGTCATGCAGATGAGGTGACACAGGTGGAGATCACCGTACAATTCTATTCAGGGTTGGGGGATAAAGTTGTTCTGACATCTCAGCGTGGGCAAGGAGGGGCAGGTAGACAGTTTCAGTTTAGGCCAAATCTATTCATTCCAATCTTACTCTGAACAAGGAGAACCAGGAAGTAGCAGAAGTCAACACTGTGAGGCTGGATCATATTCCAGGGGCATCAGATGTCCAGGCTGGAGGCCTGGGTAACACAGCTGGGAACCAGGTATAAAATATTTCCTTAACTGATCAGATCTCATCCTGGACATCAGCAGCCAAGAAGCCAGGCCCAGAGAGCCTGGGAAACATGCCCAGAGGCCAGATTCAGAATAGGGGCAGGAGATACAGGAACTAATAGTGAGACTTTGATTCCAATTCTTCATATTGCCACATTCAAGGCCGGGGCTGATTTTAGAACTAGGGGTGGGCGAGGGGACTGAGCCTGAAGGTCAGGATAACAGATATACCTGACTGAGAAGAGGGTGTGGTAGGGAGTCAGGGTGTTCTGGAAACCCACTCGGCACTGCTTCAAGGAGACAGGGATGTATCAAAGTGCAGAAACCAGCCAAAATGGGAGCCTGGAAATCATGGAGTATCTGCCCTGGGGAGATTTTCCCAAATGAGCAAGAAACTGATACATGCCAGTTACCTGTAGGCTAAGTCAGAGACATAGGCCGGGGTGAGGTGGAAATGTAGGCGTGCCATTCTCTAAGGTGTGCTCTCAGACGTCTGTACCAGGAGAGGTGCAGCTGGAAGGACTGAAGTGTCAGAGTAATGATACtgtctccccacccctgcccccagcaaTCCAAGCTGCTCATGGAGCAGATGCAGGCCCTGCAGGTGCTGTATGAAGCCGGTCAGGCGGAGCAGGAGCTCTTGCAGCAAGAGCAAGGGAGGCTCCTAGAGGAGCGGAAGAGGCTGCAGGCAGACTTGCAGCTCTGCCTGGAAGAAATGCAGCTGCTTCAAATCCAGTCCCCTTCTATAAAAATGAGCCTTGAGTCCTACGGGAAGAGCTATGGTAGCATGGTCCCCAGCAATGAGAACTGTCGCAAGACTTATGATACCACTGTGGATGACAATGAGAGCTATTA
This DNA window, taken from Pongo pygmaeus isolate AG05252 chromosome 6, NHGRI_mPonPyg2-v2.0_pri, whole genome shotgun sequence, encodes the following:
- the CCDC136 gene encoding coiled-coil domain-containing protein 136 isoform X4 is translated as MEAGAGAGAGAAGWSCPGPGPTVTTLGSYEASEGCERKKGQRWGSLERRGMQAMEGEVLLPALYEEEEEEEEEEEEVEEEEEQVQKGGSVGSLSVNKHRGLSLTETELEELRAQVLQLVAELEETRELAGQHEDDSLELQGLLEDERLASAQQAEVFTKQIQQLQGELRSLREEISLLEHEKESELKEIERELHLAQAEIQSLRQAAEDSATEHESDIASLQEDLCRMQNELEDMERIRGDYEMEIASLRAEMEMKSSEPSSSLGLSDYSGLQEELQELRERYHFLNEEYRALQESNSSLTGQLADLESERTQRATERWLQSQTLSMTSAESQTSEMDFLEPDPEMQLLRQQLRDAEEQMHGMKNKCQELCCELEELQHHRQVSEEEQRRLQRELKCAQNEVLRFQTSHSVTQNEELKSRLCTLQKKYDTSQDEQNELLKMQLQLQTELRQLKVMKSTLVENQSEKDTETHTQLQEMKHLYQASKDELERQKHMYDQLEQDLLLCQLELKELKASQPILEDKGKCANKCDTLLSRLTELQEKYKASQKEMGQLQMEQCELLEDQRRMQEEQGQLQEELHRLTLPLPKSGLLLKSQELLTKLEDLCELQLLYQGMQEEQKKLIQNQDCVLKEQLEIHEELRHFKESHFQEVLENPDDSKLAKSSKCNRNKQSKLLMEQMQALQVLYEAGQAEQELLQQEQGRLLEERKRLQADLQLCLEEMQLLQIQSPSIKMSLESYGKSYGSMVPSNENCRKTYDTTVDDNESYYKSYTSTQTSSESFLKSYDSSTSASEAYGKSYCTTSNSSITYKKSYGSTSSSDTCQKSFVSSCTDEEPAEPEDMEHFEEMVAKVLIKLQAVQAMYQISQEEHSQLQEQMEKLLAKQKDLKEELDACEREFKECMECLEKPLAPQSDKNEIKELQTKLRELQLQYQASMDEQGRLLVVQEQLEGQLQCCQEELRQLREKRPSVVKEARGKNANKNVNKNANGVKMKKVTKPRSDTSESDLETGKKIRKKMKRTKRKRRRKKTVKRRKMTLTLPLKVPKKTTPSDFPRAKRTCLGCGSLWYSWLLQLWLCMCYPTCDSRSQSSASWSDGRPWPARGQIPSGHHPQLWAGHTVPEPSPYVPCVPISSASVTQAEKACGERLTSISCLV
- the CCDC136 gene encoding coiled-coil domain-containing protein 136 isoform X16, yielding MEAITSELRSLREEISLLEHEKESELKEIERELHLAQAEIQSLRQAAEDSATEHESDIASLQEDLCRMQNELEDMERIRGDYEMEIASLRAEMEMKSSEPSSSLGLSDYSGLQEELQELRERYHFLNEEYRALQESNSSLTGQLADLESERTQRATERWLQSQTLSMTSAESQTSEMDFLEPDPEMQLLRQQLRDAEEQMHGMKNKCQELCCELEELQHHRQVSEEEQRRLQRELKCAQNEVLRFQTSHSVTQNEELKSRLCTLQKKYDTSQDEQNELLKMQLQLQTELRQLKVMKSTLVENQSEKDTETHTQLQEMKHLYQASKDELERQKHMYDQLEQDLLLCQLELKELKASQPILEDKGKCANKCDTLLSRLTELQEKYKASQKEMGQLQMEQCELLEDQRRMQEEQGQLQEELHRLTLPLPKSGLLLKSQELLTKLEDLCELQLLYQGMQEEQKKLIQNQDCVLKEQLEIHEELRHFKESHFQEVLENPDDSKLAKSSKCNRNKQSKLLMEQMQALQVLYEAGQAEQELLQQEQGRLLEERKRLQADLQLCLEEMQLLQIQSPSIKMSLESYGKSYGSMVPSNENCRKTYDTTVDDNESYYKSYTSTQTSSESFLKSYDSSTSASEAYGKSYCTTSNSSITYKKSYGSTSSSDTCQKSFVSSCTDEEPAEPEDMEHFEEMVAKVLIKLQAVQAMYQISQEEHSQLQEQMEKLLAKQKDLKEELDACEREFKECMECLEKPLAPQSDKNEIKELQTKLRELQLQYQASMDEQGRLLVVQEQLEGQLQCCQEELRQLREKRPSVVKEARGKNANKNVNKNANGVKMKKVTKPRSDTSESDLETGKKIRKKMKRTKRKRRRKKTVKRRKMTLTLPLKVPKKTTPSDFPRAKRTCLGCGSLWYSWLLQLWLCMCYPTCDSRSQSSASWSDGRPWPARGQIPSGHHPQLWAGHTVPEPSPYVPCVPISSASVTQAEKACGERLTSISCLV